The Triticum aestivum cultivar Chinese Spring chromosome 3A, IWGSC CS RefSeq v2.1, whole genome shotgun sequence genome includes a region encoding these proteins:
- the LOC123063753 gene encoding protein IQ-DOMAIN 2: MGKKPKWLGAVKKAFSPESKDQKLQRRLAAAGSSSAAYPRDLTPSASYLQARASSSGSALPRYPDDFPEASLPASAPLPVAQTQTQTQTQTLTQTLTQEEEHEIEHVAAAPAPAPAPATDAPLPAPAPAAAAPPPPPPQAQAAIVPAPCSSPILSRELAATKIQTAFRGHLARRALRALKGLVRLKSLVQGHSVKRQATSTLRCMQTLSRVQSKIRTRRIKMAEENQALQRQLLLNQELETLRMGDQWNTSLQSKEQIEASLVSRQEAAARRERALAYAFSHQWKSTSRSANPMFVDPSNPHWGWSWLERWMASRPFDGRNGTAEKDGSSVDRTSVNSTSLSMNLGQVETVTKADNQVVDSLKPNDDKPTPLSTPKPSGPAPRQSPSTPSPVLARKKSATPKSGDGDGDDARSVVSTVRSERPRRHSMGASSVRDDASLSGSSPSSVPSYMAATKSASARAKSRVQSPMLTEGAAQAETLEKGWSSVGSAKKRLSFPVGTPPAATRRHSGPPKVRQAAVEGGTAEGDSSLV, encoded by the exons ATGGGGAAGAAGCCCAAGTGGCTGGGCGCCGTCAAGAAGGCTTTCAGCCCCGAATCCAAGGACCAG AAACTGCAGAGGAGATTGGCCGCCGCCGGCAGCAGCAGCGCGGCCTACCCGCGGGATCTGACGCCCTCCGCCTCCTACCTCCAGGCCCGCGCCTCCTCCTCAGGCTCCGCCCTCCCCCGCTACCCCGACGACTTCCCGGAGGCCTCACTTCCTGCTTCAGCCCCGCTCCCCGTCGCTCAAACTCAAACTCAAACTCAAACTCAAACTCTAACTCAAACTCTAACCCAAGAGGAGGAGCATGAAATTGAGCATGTCGCCGCCGCGCCAGCGCCAGCGCCAGCGCCAGCCACGGATGCGCCGCTCCCTGCCcctgcccctgctgccgccgcaccaccaccaccaccaccacaggcACAGGCCGCCATTGTGCCGGCTCCTTGTTCCTCTCCCATCCTGTCCAGGGAGCTCGCCGCCACCAAGATCCAGACCGCCTTCCGAGGTCACCTG GCAAGAAGGGCGCTGCGGGCATTGAAAGGCCTTGTCAGGCTCAAGTCTCTGGTCCAAGGCCACTCCGTCAAGCGCCAGGCCACCAGCACGCTTCGCTGCATGCAGACTCTATCCCGGGTCCAGTCCAAGATACGGACAAGGAGGATCAAGATGGCCGAGGAGAACCAGGCCCTTCAGCGCCAGCTCTTGTTGAACCAGGAACTAGAGACTCTCAGG ATGGGAGATCAGTGGAATACCAGCCTGCAGTCCAAGGAGCAGATCGAGGCCAGCCTCGTGAGCAGGCAAGAGGCCGCAGCTAGAAGAGAACGGGCCCTCGCATACGCGTTTTCCCATCAG TGGAAGAGCACCTCAAGGTCTGCTAACCCGATGTTTGTGGACCCGAGCAACCCGCACTGGGGCTGGAGCTGGCTGGAGCGGTGGATGGCGTCGAGGCCGTTCGACGGCCGGAATGGGACGGCCGAGAAGGATGGCAGCAGCGTCGACCGCACGTCGGTGAACAGCACCAGCCTGAGCATGAACCTCGGCCAAGTGGAGACGGTCACAAAGGCCGACAACCAGGTGGTGGACTCTTTGAAGCCGAACGATGATAAGCCCACGCCGCTTTCGACTCCGAAGCCGTCCGGCCCTGCCCCCAGGCAGTCCCCGTCGACGCCCTCGCCGGTGCTGGCGAGGAAGAAGAGCGCGACGCCCAAGAGCGGagacggtgacggcgacgacgcgAGGAGCGTGGTCAGCACTGTCCGGTCCGAGCGGCCCCGGAGGCACAGCATGGGCGCGTCCAGCGTGCGTGATGACGCGAGCCTGTCGGGCTCTTCCCCGTCGTCGGTGCCGAGCTACatggcggccaccaagtcggcgtCGGCCAGGGCCAAGTCGCGTGTGCAGAGCCCGATGCTGACCGAGGGTGCTGCTCAAGCTGAGACGCTGGAGAAAGGATGGTCTTCTGTGGGTTCAGCGAAGAAGCGGCTGTCCTTTCCGGTTGGGACGCCGCCGGCGGCGACGAGGCGGCACTCCGGGCCTCCCAAGGTGCGGCAGGCGGCCGTGGAAGGTGGCACCGCGGAAGGGGACTCGTCGCTCGTGTGA